The Oryza glaberrima chromosome 9, OglaRS2, whole genome shotgun sequence genome includes a window with the following:
- the LOC127783826 gene encoding ethylene-responsive transcription factor ERN1-like, protein MAAQESGRMATATGGVVAAKARRGRRFVGVRQRPSGRWVAEIKDSAQRVRLWLGTFDTAEEAARSYDEAARVLRGEHARTNFVARGGDAAAAPARARLSRNLRHVMARAAAGGRASAPCAAAGVGAGGEQFALAAVFRRCMQPAAATQQQCGAADTTVHVKNAVQPSFVVPRRTEAPPPPTTPMLLAEDVLVDFDDDGLGSAGVETAFMVSSSLIVPSSFVIDDDF, encoded by the coding sequence ATGGCGGCACAGGAGAGCGGCAGGATGGCCACGGCCACCGGTGGCGTCGTCGCGGCGAAGGCGCGCCGCGGTCGCCGCTTCGTGGGTGTTCGACAGCGGCCGTCGGGGCGGTGGGTCGCCGAGATCAAGGACTCGGCGCAGCGGGTGCGCCTGTGGCTCGGCACGTTCGACAcagccgaggaggcggcgcgctcCTACGACGAGGCCGCCCGCGTGCTGCGCGGGGAGCACGCGCGCACCAACTtcgtcgcgcgcggcggcgacgcggccgccgccccggcgaGGGCCAGGCTGAGCAGGAACCTGCGGCACGTCATGGCGCGGGCGGCCGCGGGAGGCAGGGCGTCGgcgccgtgcgcggcggcgggcgtgggcgcgggcggcgaaCAGTTCGCGCTCGCCGCGGTGTTCCGGCGCTGcatgcagccggcggcggcgacacagCAGCAGTGCGGCGCCGCCGACACCACCGTGCACGTCAAGAACGCGGTGCAGCCGAGCTTCGTGGTGCCGAGGCGGAcggaagcgccgccgccgccgacaacgcCAATGCTTCTAGCCGAGGACGTCTTGGTCGACTTCGACGACGACGGTCTCGGCTCCGCCGGCGTCGAGACGGCGTTCATGGTGTCGTCGTCTCTGATCGTGCCATCCAGCTTCGTCATCGACGACGATTTctag